TCCGTGGACAACAGTGGTTAAGTGACGGTGATCTCAGCAACAATCTTCTCGGATGATTCTGATAGCAGCCATGTGATGAAGAGCTACGTTCAGTTTCCTGCTGTATCCATGTAACTGCTATTTGGAATAGTGTTGAACTTGTAGACATTTGTAACCCAAAATTTGTCGAGTGGTACTGAAGTAAATGTATACAACCTCTATATTGTTTTGAAATGTATAAACACTCTATAACCCACAAGCGAAAGAAGCTCGTCTGACTGGACTCGGGGGCATGAGCTACTCCTAGTTCTAGCTAGTGCTTCAGCATGGATTCATCTCTAGGTAGTTGGCACACGCCAGGTTCTTCAGAGTCTGtattttgtacgcaatcaccatgGTCTATCAATCAGTTTATTATAAATGTGATTTACAATTGAATAAATACTTattgtgaaatactccctccgtaccaaaataagtgtctcctttgtactaaagttgagacacttgtTTTAGGATGAAGGGAGTACTTGAGAAAGCCAAATGCCGACGACACAAAGAAGTTAATGGCAATTGGAGTAGCAAGGGATTTTTCAGTTATGCTTGGTTCAATCTATTACGTGTGCATTTAtgcaaaggagagagagagagagagcaacaaCTATCATGCCCTTCAGTGAACCCTtcaaattgagaacatgctcctctTTTTTCGACATCTCTTCCTGGATGCTCATCACCACTGTCACCTCAACATCTTTGTCATCGTTGATATCTGAATCAGACGAATCAATGAACTCTTTGAATATGTAGTCATCAAGCTCCTTGTGCACAAAATCATCATCTGGTGGATCCATCGTTTGCCTACAAAATGAGCAAAAGAATCCGCTCAAACATTTCGTCAAACACATCACGGGCGAGGTGTGTGTCCGACCGAGTAGGACGTACAGGGGCAGCGCATGGGGTGACGATAGTGCTCGGGGCGAAAAGAACGACCTGGAGGGGTTTAGGGGCCGTGGTGGCGGCGCTTCGTGTTGGGGACACAAACGAAATTAGGGTGGGGACGACAAAGGAGCTAGGCAAGGGACGGCATGGATGAGGCGAAAGAGAGGAAGAAATCAGGTCCGGTGAGGGTTAGCGACGGTTTGGAGGGGATTTGGGTGGGTTCGGCCAATCAGATCCGACATGATGGACGCTTCCGAACATGTTCGGGTGTCTCTAAATCCGTCTCAGGGATAGCCTGGACATATGCGCCCGATATGGTGGGTCCCATTGGGTGGCTTTTTTGCTCCGGGCAGTGTCTGGACCGTTTGCCTGGGTGTATAGGGGGAGATTGGGGGTCTGGTTGGAGATGCTCTGAGATGGAGGCGGACATCATACAAATGGGCCTCCCCTGATTTTGCCCTAAATTTCAAGAGAAATCGTAGGATGGGTCGACAAATGGACATTATTAGGACAATTGGGAGATGCCCTAGGATTAGTTTTTTTTTTTGTGCAAATCCCCAAATGGGAGTTTGGGGGAGAAACAAGGGGATGCCCTTGTAAAGGCCTTCCTTGTTTTTTTTAGGCAATTCGTTCCAGCCGGTGTCATACAGGCACTGTTCTACAGCCCAGCCTAATATACATGCACGAACATGCATCCCCATGGCAACGGTGCTTCGGAACAAAGCGCAGCTGGACTTTAAGGGCCAAAACGGATGTCCCCATCAATTATGTTCACGCTAACTAGCTAGGATTTGCATCAGGAACTGGCAGTAAACAATGCAAGGATACGAACTCGAAAACACTCGGCCAGTGAAAACCAGTTCCCAGCTGCCCAGCGTTTCTCTGACTGCATTCAACTACTCCACCACTAAAACATTAGAAAGAAAAATGGTACACTATGCTAATCTTCAGCAGGATACTAAACAAGCACTAGGTTCCTAGCATGACTAACTAACAGAACCGGTAACAATCCGCAAGTCAGCCACCGGAGATCTTGTTGATTCAAGCTCTGGTCCAAAAGAACACCTTGCCGCCGGAGCTTGCGCAAGCAAGATGCCCAACTTTATATGGGTGTGCCGAAAACCTGCACGGAATGGCCGTCATGTGTTCACTCTCCAGGCTTGCGCCGTTCGAAGCTGAGAGGCTACTGTCATCGCCACCAACTGAGATAATATCTAGTGCCCTTTTCATGTTCCCGATAAACAGGTCGGTGTCGTTCCAGCCCCAGATTGCCCTGCAACAATCGAATTAATCTGTGAGGAGATATTCATGCAAGGTCACGAAGCTAGCCAGTAGGTGAAAGGAGATATCATACTTGAATGTAGAAATCCATCTGCCTGTCTGGTTATTATGCTTGATAATGTGTGACCTATCAAAGTCATCCCCACAAAAGACTCGGACAGTATCGTCGAGGCTGGACAGTGGACAGAAGAAAATTAGGCCTTCTGTAACAACATAATTCTGTATAAACTACACCTCTGTAGCTAAATATAAGAATGTGTATTTagtgaactgcaaaaacgtcttatatttagttaCAGGGATAGTATTAAATAAGTGCACTGTTTAAAACAGTGTACTGTCGCagacaggggggaggggggggggggggggggacagcaGCTGTTCTAAAGATGCTAACGGGTTAAGGACGGTATATGCTATGGGGGATTATTTAATCTTCAGTAATTGAAGGCCAGTTAAGGGTGAAAAGGCAGAGGTAACAACTGTGTGTGATGGTATGAAGATGATGATGTTTAGGAAAGGAAGAAGCTAGCAGGGGCAGAGCCAGGATTTCAGACCACGCAATAGAGAAGTCAAGACGATATTAAATCTTAAAAAATATGACGCCTATATCAGATTCAGCGACATATATTTTGCAATTCAAAAGATAATGACATTTCTGTAGTAATCTTTGAAGCATAACACAAAACTGAAAAATAAATAAGTCTTTCTATCATATATTGCCTTATGGCAGTTAACTAATcaattactccctctgtctcataatgtaagatgtttcttgacactacattagtgtcaaaaaacgtcctacattaggggacggagggagtatatgttattaaaacaagaggcaaatgagcCACACCCTGTTCTTCCATATAAACTAAAAAATATGATCTGTCAGATTATGTGGTGAGCCCATATTATAAAGGTCTAGACTCTAGACTTAATCTCACAAAGCATGCTTAATATACGggaattgtactccctccgttccgatggTTTAGGCATATATTTTTTCTCGGTTTTTCCCGTTACTAAGGCGCAGGGTGGGACTCAAGGGCTATGGACGATGTTAAGCCCCCAGGGTATAGCAATGGAAGGAAGAGTCGGCCCAACCACCATGGGGCGGCCCAAGCCCAAGACTTGGAAGCCTACCGCGTATACCAGGGCATGTCAACTACACATGCAAGACAAGTACATCCTGAAGATCTAGCGAGATTCCACAGATTAGGCTGGATTGTAACCGACTCAGATACATGTAAACCCTAGCCTTGTCACTCAATATAAGGCATTGGCAgggaccctcccccccccccccccccccaccccagcaGCAGCCTTCTTTCACCTAATAGCCTATACATTTTAGCCATCTGAGGAATTTGGAATGAGTGGGATAGCTGGGTATTTGAAGCTAAGGTCGCGCCGGTGCAGCAGGTCGGTAATCAGATCAAGGTGGGCACAAATTCTAGTTCAGCAGGATGAGTTAGGTTCAGCAAACACATTCTAAATCAAACAGGAAATCATTTCTTTCAAACAACATTACAGACATTAACCACAGCAAGTGTAGGAAAAGTGTTACCTTGTTGTTGCTAGCATACTGCCACTAGGTGAGAAATAAGCTGACTGAACAGATCTATTATGTTTTAGAACCTTCAAGCTCTCTTCTTTCTTCCTTTTAAGCCTTCTGAGATCCCATATGCGTGCTGTTCGATCTGTTGAACTTGTGGCAAGCATATGTTTTTTCTCTGGATGAAAATCTATTGAGTTAATTGTATTGTCATGTGAATCCCATGTGGTTGATACCTTACCCATCCGCTCATCAAGAAGTTTCAGTTCACCATTTCCATCACCAAAATATAGGCAGCTAGGACTATCTGGTGCTTGACAAAGTGAATAAACAGGATAGTCACACAGCTGGATCATATTAAAGCTCTCCTTCTCAAGGTCCATAAGACAAATTTCACCCTCATAACTACAGCTGTAAATCTACAAGGCAAATATATGAAAGACAACAAAATTAGAATCATGATCGAATGCGGAGATGTTCAACAAAACATAAATCACTGTTAGAACATTGTCTTCTCACCCTATCATCAACCTTGTCAGAAGACGCTTATGCTTGTCAACACTACACGTATCAGAAACGGGAGCATACAACCTAGTCGATCTACCTTGAAACATGGTTACCATATGTTGCTACAGGATGCTTCTGGGGAAAAAAGGTCCTAGAATTAGCTGCTAGAGGATGATTGGCTGCTTAAGATTAATAAGGAAGAACACCAACAAAATCTAAAGCCCCTCTGTCTCCCCTAATAACTAGCCCCTGCCTTCTTCCATCCTCTCCCATGACCCATTTTGTACGGTCACCGCACACCGATCAAAATGTTCCCCTATCGTCAGATGACAATTAATCCAGAATATCGACCAGCCAACCCTGCAGTCCCCATAACCTAATATATGATTCTCAGCTGTTAAGCAGCAGCAATAATTTTCTTCAACAGTACATTTCACAGATGTCATCCTAGAAATAATCCAATGACTACTAACAGTGCTAAATATTATCATCCCTACAAACAATTGCCTATACAATAGAAACTTCTAGTGGCTTTATCTACATAGCTTCGAACTTGTTGACATAGTGAGTTTGGTTAACAGGAGACTTGTGAGTTCTTTTAGTGAACTGCGAAGTTATGTGTGTAAAAGATTTATGCACAAGTTAGCAAAGAGAAGTGCAATTTACTCTTACCAAATCCTGTGTTCATACTATCCAGCCACCCAATTTAAGCGAACGCCATACAACTAACTTAAATTCTAAATGTTAAATCAGTAATCAGAAAACCAGTAAAAGAGCAGAAGAACAGGGAGCCATCACCTTCTGTGGCGCGGCAGGGTGCGCCACGATTGCTGGCACAGGGCCCCTGTGAGGCAAATACTCGAACACCCCATCCGCACCGTCGCCATCCTCATCTTCCACCATGCCGTCCACAACCCAGAACCCAACATTCCCCAACTTGTTCCCCGCCGCAACCACGGTCCGGTCGACCAGCGGCAGGACCCGAACCCCAAGTATCCTGTCGGGCACCACCTTCCGAACGTTGGCAGGCGTCAGCACGAGCTCCTTCCCGGCATCGAAATCGTCCGCCCGAACCCTGGCAGGCGGCGCAAGCGAGGCGGACTCGATGATGGAGGacgcgagcgaggaggagaagctGGTGCTGCGCGGCACCGGAGGGGGCCCGGGCGTGGGCTCGGCGTCCGGGGAGTGGGAGGGGGGGAGCTGAGAGAGTCGGAGggagcggcggagctcgccggggcTTGTCTTGGCGGCGGGCTTCTTGCGGGGCTGATTGCTGGGGCGTCCTCGTCCTCGTTTAGACGAGGACTTGATGGCGGCCGAGAGCTCGTCGGCCTTGCGGCGGAGGGAGGCGAGGATGGCCTCGTTGCGGCGGATGTTCTCCTCGCGGAGGCGCTCgtagtcggtgaggccggcggcCTGCCGCGACGCCATTATTCACCCCTGGACAGCGGCGGACCCAGGAACCAAATTTAGCCGGGAGGAACATTTTAGGCCTAAAAAAATTTAGGTACCAGCGCCGAAGGTAGCGCCGCTGCTGCCAAAGCTACGACCTTCTCGACGTCGGGCGGTGGCTCAGCAGGCAGCAGCGGCACGGAGCAGAAGACACCAGCGGGCAGCGCTCGGAATACAGCAGCAGGCGGTGGAGGCGCACggagcggccggcggcggcgcaacAGTCGCTACTGGCTAGGGCTCGAGTCGGAGTCGGGGGAATGGAAGGGGATCGATTTGGCGAGATAGAAATAGAAGCCGATCGATTCGATCGGTACTttgtttttccccttttttttaGGGTAGCGGCTGCGTGACTGCGTGTGGACTGTGCGGTGATCTAAGTTGGGCCTTAAGTGCAACAGCCGAGTACTGCTAGTGTCCACTTCAGCCCAAGCTGCTAGCGGGGCTCCTGGCCTTGCGCAAGATCTTATTAATCTTCACAGGTTTGGTTAGTGCTTCGGATTGCTTAGAAATTATATCAATCATCAAGAATGGAGAAGATCAATTCTAGTAGGAGAAACTTTACTCATTTAGAATTTTGTTTCGAGCATAGGGAGAACAATTTTGAAGCCCACTCTTTAGCAAAAGGAGTTGCGTCTCTTTCGGTGGGTCGCCATGTGTGGCTAGGGGCCTTACCGGTTGTTGCTTGTATTCCAGATGTTTCAAACTTTGAATAGAGCCCCAAGTTGCCACCAAAAAAAGGTTAAGATCAATGTTGACGCGGCTATGTCCAGAAatgatggctatggagctgttggagtAGCGTGCCTTGACCACAACAGCGTCTAACACCAGGTAAATAACTGATTTCGTGGATTGGTAGTACTAGCAGCCCTGCACTTTCCAATGCATCGTTTGAACAAGCGAAAGGCTTAATGTCACGCAGTGCCGTGGGATCATCAGACTAACAGATAACGAAATGAGAATATATTGAAATTCTTAATTCTCTAAACTACAGGATCAAGAAGGCACAGTAAAAGACCTGTACGATCCCATGCCAGATGAATTTCGCAGCCAGCAAAATGATGATCTGACATGTGTAACCACTCACACGCTCAAAGTTAAAATTCAGAAGTTAATCCTCTTTGTAGGCCAACGGATGTCTTTAGCGCACAATCAGATCAGCTGTACCATACAGGAACTAAATCAGATCAGCTGTGTGTAACTGACTCACACTCAACAGTTCAAACACCAAATCCAAAAGTCAATGTCCTTTGTAGGCCAAATAGTATCACCAGCACACTCGTTTAGAAATGTAGAGGTGTACGTTCAGAGTATCAGACTGAAAGTCTACAGAGAATGTTGAAGAATCAGGTGCCTACTGAGATAACAATCCCTATAAGTAGCAGCATTGCCGCGAATAACAAACATCATTGGTATCCACAATGCAGCAGATAGGTGCCCTCATTCCTCTTGCCACCGATCAGTGGGGAAGACTAGTATAGGATCAGCCCTTTAGGTGAGATTGTAGGATCAACCTAAACATTTCATATTTAGATAAtccaaaaaaatttgaaaaaaaatgtagaACATACCTGCGGGGTATGTCT
This region of Triticum aestivum cultivar Chinese Spring chromosome 2D, IWGSC CS RefSeq v2.1, whole genome shotgun sequence genomic DNA includes:
- the LOC123054237 gene encoding DNA damage-binding protein cmr1 — its product is MASRQAAGLTDYERLREENIRRNEAILASLRRKADELSAAIKSSSKRGRGRPSNQPRKKPAAKTSPGELRRSLRLSQLPPSHSPDAEPTPGPPPVPRSTSFSSSLASSIIESASLAPPARVRADDFDAGKELVLTPANVRKVVPDRILGVRVLPLVDRTVVAAGNKLGNVGFWVVDGMVEDEDGDGADGVFEYLPHRGPVPAIVAHPAAPQKIYSCSYEGEICLMDLEKESFNMIQLCDYPVYSLCQAPDSPSCLYFGDGNGELKLLDERMGKVSTTWDSHDNTINSIDFHPEKKHMLATSSTDRTARIWDLRRLKRKKEESLKVLKHNRSVQSAYFSPSGSMLATTSLDDTVRVFCGDDFDRSHIIKHNNQTGRWISTFKAIWGWNDTDLFIGNMKRALDIISVGGDDSSLSASNGASLESEHMTAIPCRFSAHPYKVGHLACASSGGKVFFWTRA